The following are encoded together in the Actinomycetota bacterium genome:
- the meaB gene encoding methylmalonyl Co-A mutase-associated GTPase MeaB has translation MRDAVDLVGRLRTGDRRAIARVISLVENGSPQASEILRALYPHTGHAVTIGITGSPGSGKSTLTDALISLVRAKGLTVGVVAVDPTSPFSGGALLGDRVRMQEHALDEGVFIRSMATRGHLGGLSLAAPEAMRVLEAAGKDVVIVETVGVGQSEVEVAGQADTTIVVVAPGMGDAIQAAKAGVLEVADVFCINKADKDGANDTARDLRNMLEMGHGRDPTWNPPIVRTVATQGTGVDELWEAVSNHREHLSAAGSLEDRRRQRLGAEILAIVTERLRERVEREAGARYDELVQQVVDRELDPYTAADRLLSGM, from the coding sequence GTGAGAGACGCCGTGGACCTCGTCGGCCGTCTGCGCACCGGAGACCGTCGGGCGATCGCCAGGGTCATCTCGCTCGTCGAGAACGGCTCCCCGCAGGCGTCCGAGATACTGCGAGCGCTCTACCCGCACACCGGCCACGCGGTCACGATCGGGATCACCGGGTCCCCGGGGTCGGGCAAGTCGACCCTGACCGACGCGCTGATCTCGCTCGTCCGCGCGAAGGGGCTCACGGTCGGCGTGGTGGCCGTGGACCCCACCTCTCCGTTCTCCGGCGGCGCGCTGCTCGGCGACCGGGTCCGGATGCAGGAGCACGCGCTGGACGAGGGGGTGTTCATCCGCTCGATGGCCACCCGCGGGCATCTCGGGGGCCTGTCCCTGGCGGCTCCCGAGGCCATGCGCGTGCTGGAGGCCGCCGGCAAGGACGTGGTCATAGTCGAGACGGTGGGGGTGGGGCAGAGCGAGGTCGAGGTGGCCGGGCAGGCGGACACGACGATCGTCGTGGTCGCGCCCGGGATGGGGGACGCGATCCAGGCCGCGAAGGCCGGGGTGCTCGAGGTGGCCGACGTGTTCTGCATCAACAAGGCGGACAAGGACGGGGCGAACGACACGGCGAGGGACCTGCGCAACATGCTCGAGATGGGGCACGGACGCGACCCCACCTGGAACCCGCCCATAGTCCGGACCGTGGCCACCCAGGGGACGGGCGTGGACGAGCTGTGGGAGGCCGTGTCCAACCACCGGGAGCACCTGTCCGCGGCCGGGAGCCTCGAGGACCGGAGGCGGCAACGGTTGGGCGCGGAGATCCTGGCTATCGTCACCGAGCGCCTGCGCGAGCGGGTCGAGCGGGAGGCGGGGGCCCGGTATGACGAGCTCGTCCAGCAGGTCGTCGACCGCGAGCTCGACCCCTACACCGCGGCCGACCGGCTCCTATCCGGGATGTAG
- a CDS encoding SCP2 sterol-binding domain-containing protein — MDGRVRPPALRRSRLMPAFPSDEWLQRYRDAINSSESYREKAAGWEGDITYVIGADAAAGFDEDVLAWVDLWHGSCRDARLVDRDDGERAAYVISAPYSLWKSVLLGQLDPVKAMVQGKLKLRGDLPRMAEHVEATRELVSLAVGIATTFADE, encoded by the coding sequence ATGGACGGCCGCGTCCGGCCGCCCGCTCTCCGCCGCTCCCGCCTGATGCCCGCCTTCCCGAGCGACGAGTGGCTGCAGCGGTACCGCGACGCGATCAACTCGAGCGAGTCCTACCGCGAGAAGGCGGCCGGGTGGGAGGGGGACATCACGTACGTGATCGGGGCGGACGCCGCGGCGGGGTTCGACGAGGACGTGCTCGCGTGGGTCGACCTGTGGCACGGGTCCTGTCGCGACGCCCGGCTCGTGGACCGGGACGACGGCGAGAGGGCCGCCTACGTGATCTCGGCTCCCTACTCGCTGTGGAAGTCGGTCCTGCTTGGTCAGCTCGACCCCGTGAAGGCCATGGTGCAGGGGAAGCTGAAGCTGCGCGGCGACCTGCCGCGGATGGCGGAGCACGTCGAGGCCACGCGCGAGCTCGTGTCCCTCGCCGTCGGTATCGCGACCACCTTCGCGGACGAGTGA